A stretch of Myxococcus hansupus DNA encodes these proteins:
- a CDS encoding response regulator, translated as METVLVVDDEQGILEALADLLREEGYRVLTASHGREALERMAELRPDLVLTDWMMPVMDGPALIERIRTEPAYKDVTLMGMSAVDVSALRRVYPGMPFLQKPFDIYALMRQVRKALDAKRA; from the coding sequence ATGGAGACGGTCCTGGTGGTGGATGACGAGCAGGGCATCCTGGAAGCCCTGGCGGACCTCCTTCGAGAGGAGGGCTACCGCGTGCTGACGGCGTCTCACGGCCGTGAGGCGTTGGAGCGGATGGCGGAACTCAGGCCAGACCTGGTCCTCACCGACTGGATGATGCCCGTCATGGACGGACCCGCGCTCATCGAGCGCATCCGGACCGAGCCAGCTTACAAGGATGTCACACTCATGGGGATGAGTGCCGTGGACGTGTCCGCGTTGCGGCGCGTCTATCCGGGGATGCCTTTCCTCCAGAAGCCTTTCGACATCTATGCGCTGATGCGACAGGTCCGAAAGGCCCTGGACGCGAAGCGCGCCTGA
- a CDS encoding helix-turn-helix transcriptional regulator has translation MTPPRRARRSPRSSSPGEWLGRVFFGPRWLMYAGPLAPTDRHAHPTFQVLLSLGAPVRLCDALQREVEGRAAVVPPDVEHAVVQGAMETVLLHVPAEDRVGRQLRTLGIGEDAAAWGRAGEALLGGGGARLPVRWAEAESWTQALLQALQADAGTAPPTHPAVKKLLRLLPTALDEDVRLSALAPRVGLSVGRLSHLFSAEVGFPLRPYILWLRLHRAAEHLQRGASLTEAAHAAGFTDSAHLNHTFRRTFGLNPSDIAGVVQWVRPSTR, from the coding sequence ATGACGCCTCCTCGCCGCGCCCGTCGAAGCCCGCGCTCCTCGTCGCCAGGAGAATGGCTGGGACGCGTCTTCTTCGGTCCCCGATGGTTGATGTACGCGGGGCCGCTGGCACCCACGGACCGGCACGCGCACCCCACGTTCCAGGTCCTGCTCTCCCTGGGGGCGCCGGTCCGTCTGTGTGATGCCCTCCAGCGGGAGGTGGAAGGTCGCGCGGCCGTGGTTCCTCCGGACGTCGAACATGCCGTCGTCCAGGGGGCGATGGAGACGGTGTTGCTCCACGTCCCCGCGGAGGACCGGGTGGGCCGCCAGCTCCGGACCCTGGGCATCGGTGAGGACGCGGCGGCGTGGGGGCGCGCGGGGGAGGCGCTCCTGGGAGGGGGCGGCGCCCGGCTCCCCGTGCGCTGGGCGGAGGCCGAGTCCTGGACGCAGGCGCTGCTCCAAGCGCTTCAGGCCGACGCGGGGACCGCGCCGCCCACCCATCCCGCGGTGAAGAAGCTGCTGCGGCTGCTGCCCACGGCGCTCGACGAGGATGTACGCCTGTCCGCTCTGGCGCCGCGCGTGGGCTTGTCCGTGGGGCGGCTGTCCCACCTGTTCAGCGCCGAGGTGGGCTTCCCCTTGCGGCCCTACATCCTCTGGCTGCGGCTGCATCGCGCCGCCGAGCACCTGCAACGCGGGGCGTCCCTCACCGAGGCCGCGCACGCCGCGGGCTTCACCGACAGCGCGCACCTGAACCACACCTTCCGGCGCACGTTCGGGCTCAACCCGTCGGACATCGCCGGCGTGGTGCAGTGGGTCCGGCCTTCCACGCGATAG
- a CDS encoding HAMP domain-containing protein: MPTKKVSSRRAPLAAPPPPRAREDDSQSLDSRQLLRVLTAVRKGDFSVRMPVDKVGSAGKVADTLNEIIELSERMAREFERIGTVVGKEGRITQRGNVVGALGSWGDCVESVNTLVADLVQPTTEMGRVIGAVAKGDLSQTMALEVDGHSLRGEFLRTARLVNGMVEQLGAFASEVTRVAREVGTDGKLGGQAKVKGVAGTWKDLTDNVNSMASNLTAQVRSIAEVTTAVAKGDLSKKITVDVRGEILELKNTINTMVDQLSSFASEVTRVAREVGTEGKLGGQAVVKGVGGTWKDLTDNVNSMASNLTSQVRNIAEVTTAVAKGDLSKKITVDAKGEVLELKNTINTMVDQLNSFASEVTRVAREVGTEGKLGGQAEVKGVAGTWKDLTDNVNSMASNLTSQVRNIAEVTTAVANGDLSKKITVDVRGEILELKNTINTMVDQLSSFASEVTRVAREVGTEGKLGGQAVVKGVGGTWKDLTDNVNSMASNLTSQVRNIAEVTTAVAKGDLSKKITVDAKGEVLELKNTINTMVDQLNSFASEVTRVAREVGTDGKLGGQADVKGVAGVWKDLTDNVNSMASNLTSQVRNIAEVTTAVANGDLSKKITVDVQGEILELKNTINTMVDQLNSFASEVTRVAREVGTEGKLGGQAVVRGVGGTWKDLTDNVNSMASNLTSQVRNIAEVTTAVAKGDLSKKITVDAKGEVLELKNTINTMVDQLSSFASEVTRVAKEVGTEGKLGGQAIVRGVGGTWKDLTDNVNSMASNLTSQVRNIAEVTMAVARGDLSKKITVDVRGEILELKNTINTMVDQLSSFASEVTRVAREVGTEGKLGGQAVVRGVGGTWKDLTDNVNSMASNLTSQVRNIAEVTTAVANGDLSKKITVDVRGEILELKNTINTMVDQLNSFASEVTRVAREVGTEGKLGGQAVVKGVAGTWKDLTDNVNSMASNLTSQVRNIAEVTTAVAKGDLSKKITVDVQGEILELKNTINTMVDQLNSFASEVTRVAREVGTEGKLGGQAEVKGVAGTWKDLTDNVNSMASNLTTQVRGIAKVVTSVANGDLKRKLVVDAKGEIAELADTINGMIDTLAVFADQVTTVAREVGIEGKLGGQARVPGTAGIWRDLTDNVNQLAANLTTQVRAIAEVATAVTKGDLTRFITVSAQGEVAALKDNINEMIRNLKDTTRKNTEQDWLKTNLAKFTRVLQGQRDLLTVSKVILSELAPLVDAQHGVFYISERADAGDQMLKLLASYAYRQRKGLANTFKYGEGLVGQCALEKEPILLSDVPDSYIRIASGLGEEVPRNIVVLPVLFEGEVKAVIELASFHTFSEVHMGFLEQLTESIGIVLNTIAANMRTEALLKQSQALTDELRKQQEELTETNKRLEQQATSLQQSEELLKRQQEELRSTNEELQEKARLLSEQKSEVERKNGEVEQAKLALEEKAEQLSLTSKYKSEFLANMSHELRTPLNSLLILSQTLSDNVDGNLTSRQVEFAKTIHASGADLLELINDILDLSKIESGTMAVDVGPLRFGDLREFVDRTFRQVADKKSLDFHIALADSLPGELETDAKRLQQVLKNLLSNAFKFTEAGTVSLHIGLAKSGWSPDHATLSVAPAVVAFTVVDTGIGIPKDKHQIIFEAFQQADGSTARKYGGTGLGLSISREIARLLGGEIRLESDVGRGSAFTLYLPQTFMAERPPPEPSRWEYGPLPATVVAAPVEAPSAEPSLPSLNRLDIDDDRGSIQPGDRVLLAVTHLADHAARLRSAAQGTGFKVLVSTEVEGALDAVRNARPAAVAVDLDLPEMAGWVVLDRLKHDAATRALPVYTVSAEDHRERSLNLGAIGHLLAAADPEAAQAALESLKHFVERKGRSLLIVEDDAVHRQTLTELLGSDDVQTVAVGTAAEALTALSERRFDCMVLDLGLPDMPGAELIRRIREAHGAGGPPLIVYTGRELTRAQETELRRVAEAIVVKDAQSPERLLEETSLFLHRAPSALTEPKRRMLEKARERDPLLVGRKVLVVDDDVRNIFALNTVLERYGMKVAFAESAREGIEQLEKSSDIELVLMDVMMPEMDGYQAMRAIRRMERFAHLPILALTAKAMKGDREKCLEAGASDYITKPVDIEKLLSLLRVWLHAPRGALARGLRTEVSG; the protein is encoded by the coding sequence ATGCCCACGAAGAAGGTTTCCTCCCGCCGCGCGCCCCTCGCGGCTCCCCCTCCGCCGAGAGCCCGGGAGGATGATTCTCAGTCGCTCGACTCGCGCCAGCTTCTGCGGGTCCTCACCGCCGTGCGCAAGGGCGACTTCTCCGTGCGCATGCCGGTGGACAAGGTGGGCAGCGCCGGCAAGGTGGCGGACACGCTGAACGAAATCATCGAACTCAGCGAGCGCATGGCCCGCGAGTTCGAGCGCATTGGCACCGTGGTGGGCAAGGAGGGCCGCATCACCCAGCGTGGCAACGTGGTGGGCGCGCTCGGCTCCTGGGGTGACTGTGTCGAGTCGGTGAACACGCTGGTGGCCGACCTGGTCCAGCCCACCACCGAGATGGGCCGCGTCATCGGCGCGGTGGCCAAGGGCGACCTGTCGCAGACCATGGCCCTGGAGGTGGATGGCCACTCCCTGCGCGGCGAGTTCCTCCGCACCGCCCGGCTGGTGAACGGCATGGTGGAGCAGCTCGGCGCCTTCGCGTCCGAGGTGACGCGCGTGGCCCGCGAGGTGGGCACCGACGGCAAGCTGGGCGGTCAGGCCAAGGTGAAGGGCGTGGCCGGCACGTGGAAGGACCTCACGGACAACGTGAACTCCATGGCCTCCAACCTCACCGCCCAGGTGCGCAGCATCGCGGAGGTGACGACGGCCGTCGCCAAGGGCGACCTGTCGAAGAAGATCACCGTGGATGTGCGCGGCGAGATTCTGGAGCTGAAGAACACCATCAACACGATGGTGGACCAGCTCTCGTCCTTCGCCTCCGAAGTGACGCGCGTGGCGCGTGAAGTCGGTACGGAAGGCAAGCTGGGCGGACAGGCCGTCGTGAAGGGCGTGGGCGGTACGTGGAAGGACCTCACGGACAACGTGAACTCGATGGCGTCGAACCTGACGTCTCAGGTGCGCAACATCGCCGAGGTGACGACGGCCGTCGCCAAGGGTGACCTGTCGAAGAAGATCACGGTCGATGCCAAGGGCGAGGTGCTGGAGCTGAAGAACACCATCAACACGATGGTGGACCAGCTCAACTCGTTCGCCTCCGAAGTGACGCGCGTTGCCCGCGAGGTCGGTACGGAGGGCAAGCTGGGCGGTCAGGCCGAAGTGAAGGGCGTGGCCGGCACCTGGAAGGACCTCACGGACAACGTGAACTCGATGGCGTCGAACCTGACGTCCCAGGTGCGCAACATCGCCGAGGTCACCACCGCCGTGGCGAACGGTGACCTGTCGAAGAAGATCACCGTGGATGTGCGCGGGGAGATTCTGGAGCTGAAGAACACCATCAACACGATGGTGGACCAGCTCTCGTCCTTCGCCTCCGAAGTGACGCGCGTGGCGCGTGAAGTGGGGACGGAGGGCAAGCTGGGCGGACAGGCCGTGGTGAAGGGCGTGGGCGGTACGTGGAAGGACCTCACGGACAACGTGAACTCGATGGCGTCGAACCTGACGTCTCAGGTGCGCAACATCGCCGAGGTGACGACGGCCGTCGCCAAGGGTGACCTGTCGAAGAAGATTACGGTCGATGCCAAGGGCGAGGTGCTGGAGCTGAAGAACACCATCAACACGATGGTGGACCAGCTCAACTCGTTCGCGTCGGAAGTGACGCGCGTGGCCCGCGAGGTGGGCACCGACGGCAAGCTGGGTGGCCAAGCCGACGTGAAGGGCGTGGCCGGCGTGTGGAAGGACCTCACGGACAACGTGAACTCGATGGCGTCGAACCTGACGTCTCAGGTGCGCAACATCGCGGAGGTCACCACCGCCGTGGCGAACGGCGACCTGTCGAAGAAAATCACCGTGGACGTGCAGGGCGAGATTCTGGAGCTGAAGAACACCATCAACACGATGGTGGACCAGCTCAACTCGTTCGCCTCGGAGGTGACGCGCGTCGCGCGCGAAGTGGGTACGGAAGGCAAGCTGGGTGGCCAGGCCGTCGTACGCGGTGTCGGTGGAACGTGGAAGGACCTGACCGACAACGTGAACTCGATGGCGTCGAACCTGACGTCGCAGGTGCGAAACATCGCCGAAGTCACCACAGCCGTCGCCAAGGGTGACCTGTCGAAGAAAATCACGGTCGATGCCAAGGGCGAGGTGCTGGAGCTGAAGAACACCATCAACACGATGGTGGACCAGCTCTCGTCCTTCGCTTCCGAAGTGACCCGCGTCGCGAAGGAAGTGGGTACGGAGGGCAAGCTCGGCGGCCAGGCCATCGTGCGCGGCGTCGGTGGGACGTGGAAGGACCTCACCGACAACGTGAACTCGATGGCGTCGAACCTGACGTCGCAGGTGCGAAACATCGCTGAAGTGACGATGGCCGTGGCACGCGGCGACCTGTCCAAGAAGATCACCGTGGACGTGCGCGGGGAGATTCTGGAGCTGAAGAACACCATCAACACGATGGTGGACCAGCTCTCGTCCTTCGCTTCCGAAGTGACGCGCGTGGCGCGTGAAGTCGGTACGGAAGGCAAGCTGGGTGGACAGGCCGTTGTGCGCGGTGTCGGTGGGACGTGGAAGGACCTGACCGACAACGTGAACTCGATGGCGTCGAACCTGACGTCTCAGGTGCGAAACATCGCGGAAGTGACGACGGCCGTGGCGAACGGCGACTTGTCGAAGAAGATCACCGTGGACGTGCGTGGCGAGATTCTGGAGCTGAAGAACACCATCAACACGATGGTGGACCAGCTCAACTCGTTCGCGTCCGAGGTGACGCGCGTCGCACGCGAAGTCGGTACGGAAGGCAAGCTGGGCGGTCAGGCCGTGGTGAAGGGCGTGGCCGGCACGTGGAAGGACCTCACGGACAACGTGAACTCCATGGCGTCGAACCTGACGTCGCAGGTGCGCAACATCGCCGAGGTGACGACGGCCGTCGCCAAGGGTGACCTGTCGAAGAAGATCACCGTCGACGTTCAGGGCGAAATCCTGGAGCTGAAGAACACCATCAACACGATGGTGGACCAGCTCAACTCGTTCGCGTCCGAGGTGACCCGCGTCGCGCGCGAAGTCGGTACGGAAGGAAAGCTGGGTGGTCAGGCCGAGGTGAAGGGCGTGGCCGGCACGTGGAAGGACCTCACGGACAACGTGAACTCCATGGCCTCCAACCTCACCACCCAGGTGCGTGGCATCGCCAAGGTCGTGACGTCGGTGGCCAACGGCGACCTGAAGCGCAAGCTGGTGGTGGACGCGAAGGGTGAAATCGCGGAGCTGGCGGACACCATCAACGGCATGATTGACACCCTCGCGGTGTTCGCCGACCAGGTGACGACGGTGGCCCGCGAGGTGGGCATCGAAGGGAAGCTGGGCGGACAGGCGCGCGTGCCTGGAACGGCCGGCATCTGGCGCGACCTCACGGACAACGTGAACCAGCTCGCCGCCAACCTCACCACGCAGGTGCGCGCCATCGCCGAGGTGGCCACCGCCGTGACGAAGGGTGACCTCACGCGGTTCATCACCGTGTCCGCGCAGGGCGAAGTGGCCGCCCTGAAGGACAACATCAACGAGATGATCCGCAACCTGAAGGACACCACGCGGAAGAACACGGAGCAGGACTGGCTCAAGACGAACCTGGCCAAGTTCACCCGCGTCCTCCAGGGGCAGCGGGATTTGCTCACGGTGTCCAAGGTCATCCTGTCGGAGCTGGCGCCGCTGGTGGATGCCCAGCACGGCGTCTTCTACATCTCCGAGCGCGCGGACGCCGGCGACCAGATGCTCAAGCTGCTGGCGTCCTACGCGTACCGTCAGCGCAAGGGGCTGGCCAACACCTTCAAGTACGGCGAGGGGCTGGTGGGGCAGTGCGCCCTGGAGAAGGAGCCCATCCTCCTGTCGGACGTGCCGGACAGCTACATCCGCATCGCGTCCGGCCTGGGTGAAGAGGTGCCGCGCAACATCGTGGTGCTGCCGGTGCTCTTCGAAGGGGAGGTCAAGGCCGTCATCGAGCTGGCCTCGTTCCACACCTTCAGCGAGGTCCACATGGGCTTCCTGGAGCAGCTCACGGAGTCCATCGGCATCGTGCTCAACACGATTGCCGCCAACATGCGCACGGAGGCGCTGCTCAAGCAGTCGCAGGCGCTGACGGACGAGCTCCGCAAGCAGCAGGAAGAGCTGACGGAGACGAACAAGCGCCTGGAGCAGCAGGCCACCTCGCTCCAGCAGTCGGAGGAGCTGCTCAAGCGCCAGCAGGAGGAGCTGCGCAGCACCAACGAGGAGCTGCAGGAGAAGGCGCGGCTGCTCTCCGAGCAGAAGTCGGAGGTGGAGCGGAAGAACGGCGAGGTGGAGCAGGCCAAGCTCGCGCTGGAGGAGAAGGCCGAACAGCTCAGCCTCACGTCCAAGTACAAGTCCGAGTTCCTGGCCAACATGAGCCACGAGCTGCGCACGCCGCTCAACTCGCTGCTCATCCTCAGCCAGACGCTCAGCGACAACGTGGACGGCAACCTCACGTCGCGGCAGGTGGAGTTCGCGAAGACGATTCACGCGTCGGGCGCGGACCTGCTGGAGCTCATCAACGACATCCTCGACCTGTCGAAAATCGAGTCCGGCACCATGGCCGTGGACGTGGGGCCGCTGCGCTTCGGCGACCTGCGCGAGTTCGTGGACCGCACCTTCCGGCAGGTGGCGGACAAGAAGAGCCTGGATTTCCACATCGCGCTGGCGGACTCGCTGCCGGGCGAGCTGGAGACGGACGCCAAGCGCCTCCAGCAGGTGCTCAAGAACCTGTTGTCCAACGCCTTCAAGTTCACCGAGGCCGGCACGGTGTCGCTGCACATCGGCCTGGCGAAGAGCGGCTGGTCTCCGGACCACGCCACGCTGTCCGTCGCGCCCGCGGTGGTGGCCTTCACCGTGGTGGACACCGGCATCGGCATTCCGAAGGACAAGCATCAAATCATCTTCGAGGCCTTCCAGCAGGCGGACGGCTCCACCGCGCGCAAGTACGGCGGCACCGGCCTGGGGTTGTCCATCAGCCGCGAAATCGCGCGGCTGCTCGGCGGCGAAATCCGGCTGGAGAGCGACGTGGGCCGGGGCAGCGCCTTCACCCTGTACCTGCCGCAGACGTTCATGGCGGAGCGCCCGCCGCCGGAGCCGTCGCGCTGGGAGTACGGCCCGCTGCCCGCCACGGTGGTGGCCGCGCCGGTGGAGGCTCCGTCCGCGGAGCCGTCCCTGCCGTCGCTGAACCGGTTGGACATCGATGACGACCGAGGCTCCATCCAGCCCGGGGACCGGGTGCTGCTGGCGGTGACGCACCTGGCGGACCACGCCGCGCGCCTTCGCTCCGCGGCCCAGGGCACGGGCTTCAAGGTGCTGGTGTCCACGGAGGTGGAGGGCGCGCTCGACGCCGTCCGCAACGCGCGGCCCGCGGCCGTGGCGGTGGACCTGGACCTGCCGGAGATGGCGGGCTGGGTGGTGCTGGACCGGCTCAAGCACGACGCGGCCACCCGCGCGCTGCCCGTGTACACGGTGTCCGCGGAGGACCACCGCGAGCGTTCGCTCAACCTGGGCGCCATTGGCCACCTGCTCGCGGCGGCGGACCCGGAGGCCGCGCAGGCGGCGCTGGAGTCCCTCAAGCACTTCGTGGAGCGCAAGGGCCGCAGCCTGCTCATCGTGGAGGACGACGCCGTCCACCGTCAGACGTTGACGGAGCTGCTGGGCAGCGATGACGTGCAGACGGTGGCGGTGGGCACGGCGGCCGAGGCGCTGACCGCGCTGTCCGAGCGCCGCTTCGACTGCATGGTGTTGGACCTGGGCCTGCCGGACATGCCCGGCGCGGAGCTCATCCGCCGCATCCGCGAGGCCCACGGCGCGGGCGGGCCGCCGCTCATCGTCTACACCGGCCGCGAGCTGACGCGCGCGCAGGAGACGGAGCTGCGGCGCGTGGCCGAGGCCATCGTCGTCAAGGACGCGCAGAGCCCGGAGCGGCTGCTGGAGGAGACGAGCCTGTTCCTCCACCGCGCGCCCTCGGCCCTGACGGAGCCCAAGCGCCGCATGCTGGAGAAGGCCCGCGAGCGCGACCCCTTGCTGGTGGGACGCAAGGTGCTGGTGGTGGACGATGACGTGCGCAACATCTTCGCCCTCAACACCGTGTTGGAGCGCTACGGCATGAAGGTCGCCTTCGCGGAGAGCGCGCGCGAGGGCATCGAGCAGTTGGAGAAGTCCTCCGACATCGAGCTGGTGCTGATGGACGTGATGATGCCGGAGATGGACGGCTACCAGGCCATGCGCGCCATCCGCCGCATGGAGCGCTTCGCCCACCTGCCCATCCTGGCGCTGACGGCCAAGGCGATGAAGGGTGACCGCGAGAAGTGCCTGGAGGCTGGCGCGTCCGACTACATCACCAAGCCGGTGGACATCGAGAAGCTGCTCAGCCTGCTGCGCGTGTGGCTGCACGCGCCCCGGGGGGCGCTGGCCCGAGGGCTGCGTACGGAGGTCTCCGGATGA
- a CDS encoding DUF3703 domain-containing protein has translation MSMKPKLRAAFEAELREATEAESRAEPTRAWRHLERAHVLSQAYAVPHLRVHWRMLGFGWRQRDLGELWGQVARLLVAAPGSWLGRAPLGNTGGANVGILTPMPIPDDLRALLDADR, from the coding sequence ATGTCGATGAAGCCCAAGCTGCGCGCCGCCTTCGAGGCGGAGCTGCGCGAGGCCACCGAGGCCGAGTCCCGTGCCGAGCCGACGCGCGCCTGGCGGCACCTCGAGCGGGCCCACGTGCTGAGCCAGGCGTACGCGGTGCCACATCTTCGCGTGCATTGGCGCATGCTGGGCTTCGGGTGGCGTCAGCGTGACCTGGGCGAGCTGTGGGGACAGGTGGCGAGGTTGCTGGTCGCCGCTCCGGGCTCATGGCTTGGAAGGGCGCCGCTGGGTAACACGGGGGGCGCGAACGTGGGCATCTTGACGCCCATGCCCATCCCCGACGACCTGCGCGCCTTGCTGGACGCGGACCGCTGA
- a CDS encoding ATPase domain-containing protein yields the protein MSSSEQPSRQDARVSTGVPGLDSVLGGGLVASGVYIVVGEPGAGKTLFANQLCYHQGRAGARCLYVTLLAESHARMLANMRDMAFFDSALLPEGVYYVSGFRMLEEQGLPGLLELLRREVRNHNASILVLDGLVQAQEAAGSSRDFKKFIHELQVAAGLARFTALMLTSANGPAVHPEYTMVDGILELRERTLGVRSWRELQVRKFRGSATLQGVHTFRISSEGLEVFPRLESRVSRQPPPDPGALRVHFGVPSLDALFPEGLAAGSTSLLLGPPGAGKTMLGCSFLYEGLKQGESCLLMGFYEPPNRLLGKVASAGIDLSSASHNGQLGILWQPPAECVLDILAEQLVSEVRRRKVKRVFVDGLSAIQQSSPDPMRMNSFFAALTQALRETGTTTLFGMETPRLFGPVLDVPMEVGPSAVAENLFFLRHVELEGRLRRLLSIFKMRDTHYDPTLREFVITSQGIEVLPPFNIAVDTLLTGLARHPGTGHY from the coding sequence ATGTCCTCTTCCGAGCAACCCTCGCGGCAGGACGCACGCGTCTCTACGGGCGTGCCTGGGCTTGACTCCGTGCTGGGCGGCGGCCTCGTCGCCTCGGGTGTCTACATCGTCGTGGGTGAGCCGGGCGCGGGGAAGACCCTCTTCGCCAACCAGCTCTGCTACCACCAGGGCCGCGCCGGGGCGCGCTGTCTGTACGTCACGCTCCTCGCGGAGTCCCATGCCCGCATGTTGGCGAACATGCGGGACATGGCCTTCTTCGACTCGGCGCTGCTGCCCGAGGGCGTCTATTACGTCAGCGGCTTCCGCATGTTGGAGGAGCAGGGCCTGCCGGGGCTCCTGGAGCTCCTGCGCCGCGAGGTGCGCAACCACAACGCCAGCATCCTGGTGCTGGATGGCCTGGTGCAGGCGCAGGAGGCCGCGGGCAGCAGCCGCGACTTCAAGAAGTTCATCCATGAGCTGCAGGTCGCCGCGGGCCTGGCGCGCTTCACGGCGCTGATGCTCACCAGCGCCAACGGCCCCGCCGTCCATCCGGAATACACCATGGTGGACGGCATCCTGGAGCTGCGCGAGCGCACCCTGGGCGTGCGCTCCTGGCGCGAGCTGCAGGTGCGCAAGTTCCGCGGCAGCGCCACGTTGCAGGGCGTTCACACGTTCCGTATCAGCAGCGAGGGACTGGAGGTCTTCCCCCGGCTGGAGTCGCGTGTGTCGCGTCAGCCGCCACCGGACCCGGGCGCCCTCCGCGTCCACTTCGGCGTGCCGTCCCTGGACGCGCTCTTCCCGGAGGGGCTGGCGGCGGGGTCCACCTCGCTGTTGCTCGGCCCTCCCGGCGCGGGCAAGACGATGCTGGGCTGTAGCTTCCTGTATGAGGGGCTGAAGCAGGGCGAGTCCTGCCTCCTCATGGGCTTCTACGAGCCGCCCAACCGGCTGCTGGGCAAGGTGGCGTCCGCGGGCATCGACCTGAGCAGCGCCTCGCACAATGGACAACTGGGCATCCTCTGGCAGCCGCCCGCCGAGTGCGTCCTGGACATCCTGGCCGAGCAACTGGTGTCGGAGGTGCGGCGGCGCAAGGTGAAGCGGGTGTTCGTGGACGGGCTCAGCGCGATACAGCAGTCGTCGCCGGACCCGATGCGCATGAACTCGTTCTTCGCCGCCCTCACGCAGGCGCTGCGCGAGACAGGGACCACCACCTTGTTCGGCATGGAGACGCCGCGGCTGTTCGGTCCGGTGTTGGACGTGCCAATGGAAGTGGGTCCTTCCGCTGTAGCGGAGAACCTCTTCTTCTTGAGACATGTCGAGCTTGAAGGCCGCCTGCGCAGGCTACTGAGCATCTTCAAAATGCGTGACACCCACTATGACCCCACCCTGAGGGAGTTCGTCATCACATCCCAGGGCATCGAGGTGCTGCCACCCTTCAATATCGCCGTGGATACCCTGCTCACGGGACTTGCCCGACACCCGGGCACTGGCCATTACTGA